The Phaseolus vulgaris cultivar G19833 chromosome 10, P. vulgaris v2.0, whole genome shotgun sequence DNA window CATCACCAGATTGAGAATGAATATAGTTTAGCACGGTTTGGTTTCTGCTCACTGGAAGCCTATTCATACTTTCTACATCTTAAAACCACAACACCACCAAGTGGTATTCATAGTGCTTATAAAATGAGTTTTAGTTGGAAAccttttttctatttgtaattTGATCAAAAGTAAATTTTGATCTTTTGATGAATCCAACAATTTAATTACACAAATAGAAGTCCTAAATAGTAGGTGTAGATTTGGTAAGGTAATCATTTTTAAATGAGTATTTATTATAGGAAGTTATATTTTCATTGGTGTACTACAGCACCAAAACGATGCCTGCAGGCGCAATCGTTgtcaattaaattttataatgagGTGAGAATACTTTTAGCTAAGGTCAGATGGCTTCCATTCATACCTGCAACCCATAAATCCCTTCACTGACACACTATCACAGTGCTAGATTCTCATTTATATGCCTACTGCTGATTTATGTCTTATTGTCAATCCCCAAAAATACACTCAATCAACAATACAGTTTTAGCATTTTggaatatataatatattcatCCCATTCACTGTTCTAATAGATATGTTGGTCCCTATTTATCATCTCAAAATAATCCTTATCCAATACGACTTGATGGCCTTTGTCTGGATGAATCATGAACCTTTGACATGATGGGTATCTGTCTAGACATGATTGAACAACCATTCTAAccacattcttttttttatcagcgaATAATAAATGAAATTCTAACCAGATTCTGTttggatggaagagagaagatgaataaaaaaatcacttcACATTTGGATGAAAAACAATATACGATGGTGTCGCAGAATGGGTTTCTAGATGGCTCCCATCCTAATGCCATGATTCCTCAAAGTCCTAAGGTCAGTCCCACCCAACATGCATTCCACTGAGATTGTGACCTACAACCAACGTCAAAAGGCCCTTCAGGCTATTTCAAGCCATGGCTGAGACTTCCTCACAGCCTCTAAATTTGACATACtcaaaatcatatatatatatatatatatatatatatatgtataacatgtatgtatatgtatatgcagagagagagagtatATTTTGTGCCACAACAAgagtattttataaaatattttgtaccaCAACATAACATTTCATAAAAGATATAGTTTgcgtttttttctttcttttaaaaacaataataatacttCATACTAATGGaagtatagaaaaaaaattggaaaacagGATAATAGACTTCTCAACTTTTAACTCTTCTTACATAGCAATGGAAAACATTTTCCCTTTTGAATAGTTATTTAacctttattattttatttgataattgtaCAATTATAATTTCTGTTTTAATATTTGACATTAGTGGGAAAAAATTAGTATTCTTTTGATATGGAATACTTTATGATATCATGTTTTAATTgttgtgtttttaattttttaacaaaaataattaattaatatttaaaatagaaagGGGACAAGTACATGTATCCGATGAAGATGGatatgaaacaaaaaaaaaagtgtattaaTTAAGTATGAAGAAGATGTAGATATGTTTTTAGTTTAAAGATAAAATgtgataattaaatttataacatgTATCACTCCATTGTCATCCTTACATATGCTTTTAGAATCATTTCATCTCTCATTCTTAAGGTACAAACCTATACTCAAATCTTATTCCATGTCGCTTCAACTACTAAAAATTAAGAGTGTTATATTAGATATCACTTGaactttcttaaaaaattaaaatttatatttaacttaAATTTATGAAACTAGTTTAATAAGCCTATAATTACAACTACTTATATAttacaatttattattttcttaagaaatttggtcaaaataaaatactaCAAGCATGCTCCCAAAGTttaaaaaagatatttatacgtgttatttaaattttattcatcTTGACAACTTTAAAAATACATGTTTAATAAAAGATGAAACACATTTTTGCTTCTTCAAAATTATGGATTTGAAAAGTATGGATAAAGTACGGAGTGGCACTCCACATCTTTGAAAAAGTGCACCAAAATAACAATTGAAAacgaaatttaaattaaatatctaACATAAAAGTGCACTTAATatctcaacaaaaaaaaaagtaaaaaagagaCACAATAGTCAGCACATTCTTCTAAACCCGCCACGTGTACTCCTTATCCACAATTATTCTTCTCTGTTACGCTCTCCACCAACCCAATTCTACACTCAGACCAAATACCCTTTCATTCCCGCAATCATACATCATCTTGAAGGATGACGCCGATGCAGTGCACGCCCTCATGAATCTTGCCGCACCCAATAATTTCTCTAAACCTCAACTTGCACTACTCTTTCTTTGTAACAACCAAAGCAAAATCAAAGGCAttgttcttctcttctcttccacTAATGGCAACCACATTCACGTTTTTCCAACCCACCATCATCCGGGCCTCTGCGGGCTCGCCCGGAAAGCCCGATCCCAGCAACAGGAAGCCCGTTTCTTCAAATTGGTGGGCCCCTCTGTTCGGTTGGCCCGCGGAGGCGGACTACATCGGCCCAAAGGCGAGTGGGAAACCGGATCCGGAGCGGGAATTGGGCCGGGCCGGATCAAAGTTCGGCGCTGGGTGCTTCACAGAGGAGAAGGCGAAACAGCTGCGGAAGAAAACGGTGGAAACGTCGACGTTTCACGACATCATGTACCACTCCGCTATCGCCTCCAGACTCGCCTCTGATGTTTCGAAAGGGTACGACAAATAGAAACTCTGTTTATAGAAACTCTGTTTACAGAAACTCTGTTTACAGAAACTCTGTTTATGGAAAACTCTGTTTACAGAAACTCTGTTTCCTTTTTCGATTCATGGTTCAATCTCTTTCAACTATTAATCATTTGGGAAGCTCTGTTATGTAATATTTGTGCATGATTTGTTTTCCTCTTGGTGTTCTTCTGCATTCTCCACCTTTTGGGTCTGCAATTATTAGCCTCAATTAATCCTACTTAACTCTGTTTGATCTTGTTTAATGGTTTACCCTGTTTTCAAAACAATTTCCTTTTATGTTTCACTTTGCTTCATTCTGTTATCTTTCCTCATCTTTCATTCCCCTTTTCCATCACCACACACTACTGAGCTTTTTCTTACCCTCACATAATTATCTTTCTTGAtgcaattatttatattaagaaattaaatttaagaataatctaatcttataaaattaatttataaggtGAAATTTacgttatatattttaattattttaattcgtGAAtgtgattatatatttatagttttGATAACGATAGACCGCAAATAATGTGTTTAAATAATTCTTATACAAAATATTGACCTTTAAACATAACACAATCTTACAAATTTgatttatagaaaaatatttagacataactcaatcttataaatttaatttatataaagatatttttatttttagtggaTTTTGGAATCTCAAACAATTTATAATAGTAAATTAGagtgttttaaaatataaaatatctcttCTAATATTCActcaaataatttaattaataaataaaataaaataatcttttgCTCAATAACAAATATACAACCATTACAActttgtatataattatttgttaCAAAAGCTagcttaaaaaatatataaagggatacaattcttattttaaaaagtggattatataaaattgaattaaattttaatttttaagaaatcATTAAAGAGAATGTAGTTTTATACGCTTCGTGTTAATCTTCTTTCTGTAACAAATGCTGCTTCCATGCATAAAATTCATCAAAATGAAGACTACACATGTTTTTctaacaaattttattattggttaaaatttataattttaattaaaacttaATCTAGAATTGAATAATTCTTCAAAAGAATACAAAATCTTCTGCACCTTCTCTTGTTAAATTACAAAAGTCACTCTAATTTCATATAAACAAATACAgtattcattatatatatatatatatattttatttttttatttttttttcatttacatattttgggataatttttttatattaacaataaataaaaggcattttaataaaaaaaaatataagccATAATTACGTGGAGTAAAAAGCCACAACGTGGCATCTTAGGTACCGTTACATTTTCTCTATCCAAAAAAGTTCTAACCTACGCCTTGTGCGTAAACCAAACCCCGAGTCACGTGAGTTTCACCAGGTAAACCCCTGGCGCACGTTAGAAACAACAACTTCGTATTTCACTCTGAAAACGTTAATTGATGTCAAAGTAAAGGCGCGAAGCAGAGGATTCGGTTCAAACCTTTCACCTTTGCAATTGTGCTCTTCGATGATGGGTTCCGGGTCGGGTTCTCTGGTGTGGTTCCGGAAGGGTATTCGGATCCACGACAACCCGGCTCTCGAGTTCGCGTCCCGAAGTGCCTCTCATCTCTACCCTGTCTTTGTCATCGACCCGCATTATATGAAACCCGACCCGAATGCTCCCTCACCCGGGTCATCGCGCGCGGGTCTGAACCGCATCAAGTTCTTGCTGGAGAGCCTCGTGGACCTTGATCTGAACCTCAAGAACCTTGGCTCGCGACTTTTGATTCTCAAGGGTGACCCAGCTGAAGTTGTCATTCAATGCTTGAAGGAGGTATCTGTTATCTCTACCATcgatttctttctttctttcgaTTGTTTGCAAGATTCAAGCTAGTTGTTTTGTTTGTGGTTGTTGCTTCAGTGGAATGTCAACAAGCTGTGCTTTGAGTACGACACTGACCCGTATTATCAGGCTCTGGATGTTAAAGTTAAGGTACTAATGTTGTTTACTGATGTTCTTGTTGTTTGAGAAGCTTAGTCTTGCCGTTAATGGTGTGTGTAGTTGGTGTGTGGTTATTGGCTTTAGTGGGCATCTGTGAAGCTCGGATACGCCTTTTAAATAGCGTGTCTGGACACACGTATCAGACACTCACACTAGTATGCAAAGTATCAGTAAAGTGTctaattcaacaaatatttgttgaatttatgaTAATTCTAACACGGACACAATTTTAAAGTAGAAATACGTTAATTTTCtaaaagtttaaatttattgtataaatttgtattatgattacaaaaataaggaacaaatcatcTTGAACCAAACATAAGAAACAtgtttctgataaaaaaaaaattgaaacatacttctgcacataaatctttatttcaatttatagaatttataattatataatatagatGCGTGTCTTcctatcctacattttagaaatgATACGTATCTTTGTGTCCGTGTTACATATTAGTATTAGTGACAGTGTACGTATCTTTGTGTCCGTGTTACATATTAGTATTAGTGACAGTGTGTGTCTGTACTAAATAGGTGAGAATGTGTTTACAGAATTTTGCACTTGGTGCTGGAATTGAGGTTTTCTCTCCTGTGAGTCACACACTCTTCAACCCCACGGATATTATACACAAGGTGAGTTTAAACCTTCATCAAATCCAGTTGTTCATTATTTGTTGTGATTATGTTAACTTGTGATCAATTTGTTTGTGTTCTTGCTAATGCCAAAAAAGAACGGAGGGAAGCCGCCACTTAGTTATCAGTCGTTTGTCAAGCTTGCTGGGGAACCACCCTTTCCTCTCACAACCATGTACTCTTCACTTCCTCCGGTTGGCCATCTAGGAAGTTGTGTTATTTCTGAAGTTCCAACGATCACAGATCTTGGATATGGAGATGCTGAACAGGTGCGTGAGTGTGTGTTACATTTCAGATTGTACCTCTTCTGAGCACCTAATGAGAGAACTTATATTCAGGATGAGTTCTCTCCTTTCAAAGGGGGTGAGTCAGAAGCATTGAGGAGATTGGATGAATGCATGAAAAACAAGGTACTTTCTGCATTCTAGGTTTCAGCATTTCGAAAATAACAACTATAAGCTCAATGCTGCGTTGCCAATTCATCAGTATTCATAtataagattgatgtttcttGCTGAAAGGTCAACTGCATGTAATTGGAATGCAACATAGTAATAAATATAGGTTTTTTGAACTGAATCATGCCTTAGTTTCATATTTTTATGGTATTAGGGGTGGGTGGCAAACTTTGAGAAACCCAAGGGCAATCCATCTGCATTTCTTAAGCCTGCAACAACTGTTTTATCACCCTACCTGAAAGTAAGTCAAAACCTGTTACGTTTGAACTGTATCAGAGATTAAAGGACAAATGAACCCTGTTGGGATCATTTCTACATTTTTGCCTTTTCATTAACTTCCTTTGCAGTTTGGTTGTCTATCTTCCAGATATTTCTACAGGCAAATTCAggatatatataaaagtatgcCAAAGCATACATCACCACCCGTTTCTCTTGCAGGACAGGTCCTTCCATCTCCTGAATTTAACAGTACTTTATTGTTTAAGAGCTCTACCTTGAAGAAACTGAAGCTGTTTGACTTTTGCAGTTGTTGTGGCGAGAATTCTTTTACACGGCTGCTTTTGGGACTCCAAATTTTGATAGAATGAAAGGCAATAGGATATGCAAGCAGGTCAGATTAGAAGATGTTGCTAATGTATTCAGCATCTAAACATAAAGATATGACAATTTAGTTCGTTATGTTTATGCTTCAAGAGTATTTGTTTTGATTATTCTCTAACACTTATATCCTTATATTAGTGTAGTAGTGTTGAATCTTGGTCTCTTATTATGAGGTTGATGTCAGATTAATACTGCTATGTTAAAGCAAATGTATTAAGAAGTGAGTTAGACTTAACGTCTACGTCCActtcataatatggtatcagtCCACTTCATAGTAAAATGTGACATCACTTAATTATTGTagatgttatataaaatatttgtagatTCCTTGGAAGGATGATGATAAACTGCTGGAGGCTTGGAGGGAGGCTAGGACAGGATTTCCTTGGATTGATGCTATCATGATCCAGGTTTGGTTTTGGGTTTTGACATCTTCTTCCACATGAAGCAATATTAAAAGTATTGCTTTAAATTTTGTGTTCCTCAAAACTATTCTGCCACAAGACCTTTTGTCAGCCTTCTTACTTAGGAAGTGCATTTGAATCTGTCATTTCATGTTGTAGCTACGCAAATGGGGTTGGATGCATCATTTGGCCCGGCATTCTGTAGCATGTTTTCTAACTCGTGGCGATCTGGTATAATACAAGTACTTTGATGCTCTAAACTTGCCAAATTATTCATGTTATTCTATTGGGTTCTAATGTTTGATTTTGCTGCTGACAGTTTGTTCACTGGGAAAAGGGACGAGATGTCTTTGAGAGGCTTCTGATTGATTCAGATTGGGCAATTAATAACGGAAACTGGATGTGGCTTTCTTGTTCATCTTTCTTTTATCAGGTATGAAGTATATACTTTGTTCCTAGTTCTGAATTTTCTGTGGAAAGTGACTGTATTGAGCTGGATTTGGCTTTTTTGTTCATCTGTATTTTATCAGGCTTCTTCTGTTTCAGGGGTTGAATCCTGAATAATGCTCTGACTTTTTTATCTCATGTTTTGTTTATCATTATCAGTACAATCGTATTTATTCCCCAACCACATTTGGTAAAAAGTATGACCCTAATGGCGACTATATTAGGCATTTTCTCCCAGTCTTGAAAGGTATGTTATAGTTCCCTCACTTCCATCATGTTTCACCATCTAGTCAGtttttgttttgataaaatGTTAGAACTGAATATCTGCAAGCAGATATGCCCAGGGAGTACATTTATGAACCCTGGACGGCTCCTAAAAGTATTCAGACCAAAGCCAATTGCATAATTGGCAAAGACTACCCAATGCCAGGTCAGTTGTACCATTTAGGTTACTGTCAGTTTCATTGGTCCTTAACAGTGAGTTTaaatatctatctatatatatatccaCATTGCTGAGAGATTGTTTAGGATTTTAAGGTTTAGGTTTAGGGTAAGTCAAAGGGCATTTTATATAGtcattcttttaatttcttttaagaacaaaatcatAACGGAACACTAATCTTCAAAACGAACAATACCTCGAATACGGTAATTGACTCTAACAATATTATTTCTCGGAATTGAAGTCGGAtcaatatatatagatagatatccTGGTGTGTTGAATCCACAGAAATGGACTTCTTTAGTTTGTATTTCTGGTTGAAAGTCTGTTATGATGTGTGGTTTCACAATTCATATATTGGAAGATTTCTTTAGTCTGAATGAGGATTGCTAGGAAGTTGTATTTCTTTGATTTATCTATCTGTCAGCAGTTTTTTAGCAACCTGATATCTGGCTGCAATTGTTTTATACAAATTAACCTTATTCTATGAATATGCCTCCAAGTTAATCACCAAAAACTGCAGCTTGAATAAGCTTTTGGAACACTTTTTTGTGATAAAACTTGACATATTTTTCTACCACATCCATTGTATGAGGTTCAATATTATACTTATTCTTTATGAGTTGTGTTTCAGTTGTTTCTCATGATTCAGCTAGTAAAGAGTGCCGAGGGAAAATGGGGGAGGCATAtgcattgaataaaaaattgaatggtTTGGTTAGTGAAGATGATCTGAAAAACTTGAGGAGGAAATTAGATGAGAGTGAAAGGCAAGAGCCTCAAGCTAAAAGATCTAAGCAACAACTGTTGGACTGAGCCAAAAATTAAAGAGTTGCAACTtgtagttgttttttttttataaaagttctcAAGTCAGGTATTATAGAAAACTTCACATCTCATCTCGTCTGATATCAGATAACAACAATCAACAACTCAACTTGTTCATGTAAGGTTATTATTTTGCATGATCAAGAATTTTGTATGACATGTATGTAATGTATTTCTAGAGATGAACCCCAAATTGGAAGCAGTAAAGTAATTATTTAGTGAAACTTACATAAAAAAGACAATTAGGGGTGGCAAAGTGGTAGGCCCGCCCTGCATAACCCGCAGTCCGTGCGGGCCAAAGGCGGGGTGGGTTGGTCTGCATAATCCGCAGTCCGTGCGGACCAAATGCGGAGCAAGGCGGGTTGGCccgcataactttaaaatgtataattttttttcctacacctccatattttCATGTGACCTCATATTTTACATTATGAAATTTTTGATAACATCTTACTACGCAtgtttcatgaaaataataaaaaaaattgtcttacCGGAACAAACTAGAAAAATCAGCTCACAAATTCTATGCGGGACGGGCTAACCCAACCCGCATTTTATGGACCAAGTACGGGCGGGACAACTCGCATCGCCACCCGTAAGGACAATGAAAAAATGTGTCCTTCAGtttcttattataataataataataataatgtctATGAAGTTTCTCTAATAAATGTTAATGTCACTCTATTatgtttaaataattaataaaaggaaaaaattgatagttttaaatatatatatatatatatattatatatatatatatatatataaaatgtcaccttattattataaaatatcttataaaatatttgacaGCAAAAAAAAATCGcgttagttttaaatttttttagacaattaaaattatttttttgttagacAAAAGTTAAAATACCTATTTTATCAGAACTTAAAACATATttagatatattaaatataacgTTCTAAACACTTTActattattaattgtaataatagctaataaaatcattttcaactaaaataaCTTGTACTTTTTCACttgatatttcatatttataattataaatggaaaagtattttcttctaaaatttTGTCAATcttattatatatgaataaaaatggaaagaccaaacagaaaaagaaaagtgagaaataaaaaaaagtgtatattatttgaatagataaaataaattcttatatgtatttattaaaaataattatatttaaagagtaattttaaaagaaaaataagaatgtATACGGAATGAGGAAATCTTATTACATATGTTAtagataaattataaattatttattattgtttttaaaattttgttacagaaataattttacttttttaaaattaataaataaatagaataaaattcTTACCCATTTTTCTCTAACGTAGGACTAAAAAAATTCCCATATTTCTCTTCATTTATTGAAATGGCAGTTTTAACATGATCAACATCTATGCAGCATCATGGCAAAGTCAATAACCACCCCAATTGTCCCATAGCTTAATTTAAATGCCATTACTAGGCTAACattcttaatttattatttttcattttaaattacgTTAAAGctattcaaatattattttaaaagttatatttaaacTATTTCCAAGCAATAATGTAAAAGAAAACTTACTCTAATACTTCATAGAATTAAATTCGTAAATTATCACTTcaacataaatatattaaataagaagttattttt harbors:
- the LOC137819341 gene encoding (6-4)DNA photolyase isoform X2 is translated as MMGSGSGSLVWFRKGIRIHDNPALEFASRSASHLYPVFVIDPHYMKPDPNAPSPGSSRAGLNRIKFLLESLVDLDLNLKNLGSRLLILKGDPAEVVIQCLKEWNVNKLCFEYDTDPYYQALDVKVKNFALGAGIEVFSPVSHTLFNPTDIIHKNGGKPPLSYQSFVKLAGEPPFPLTTMYSSLPPVGHLGSCVISEVPTITDLGYGDAEQDEFSPFKGGESEALRRLDECMKNKGWVANFEKPKGNPSAFLKPATTVLSPYLKFGCLSSRYFYRQIQDIYKSMPKHTSPPVSLAGQLLWREFFYTAAFGTPNFDRMKGNRICKQIPWKDDDKLLEAWREARTGFPWIDAIMIQLRKWGWMHHLARHSVACFLTRGDLFVHWEKGRDVFERLLIDSDWAINNGNWMWLSCSSFFYQYNRIYSPTTFGKKYDPNGDYIRHFLPVLKDMPREYIYEPWTAPKSIQTKANCIIGKDYPMPVVSHDSASKECRGKMGEAYALNKKLNGLVSEDDLKNLRRKLDESERQEPQAKRSKQQLLD
- the LOC137819341 gene encoding (6-4)DNA photolyase isoform X1, yielding MMGSGSGSLVWFRKGIRIHDNPALEFASRSASHLYPVFVIDPHYMKPDPNAPSPGSSRAGLNRIKFLLESLVDLDLNLKNLGSRLLILKGDPAEVVIQCLKEWNVNKLCFEYDTDPYYQALDVKVKVRMCLQNFALGAGIEVFSPVSHTLFNPTDIIHKNGGKPPLSYQSFVKLAGEPPFPLTTMYSSLPPVGHLGSCVISEVPTITDLGYGDAEQDEFSPFKGGESEALRRLDECMKNKGWVANFEKPKGNPSAFLKPATTVLSPYLKFGCLSSRYFYRQIQDIYKSMPKHTSPPVSLAGQLLWREFFYTAAFGTPNFDRMKGNRICKQIPWKDDDKLLEAWREARTGFPWIDAIMIQLRKWGWMHHLARHSVACFLTRGDLFVHWEKGRDVFERLLIDSDWAINNGNWMWLSCSSFFYQYNRIYSPTTFGKKYDPNGDYIRHFLPVLKDMPREYIYEPWTAPKSIQTKANCIIGKDYPMPVVSHDSASKECRGKMGEAYALNKKLNGLVSEDDLKNLRRKLDESERQEPQAKRSKQQLLD
- the LOC137819392 gene encoding uncharacterized protein, giving the protein MATTFTFFQPTIIRASAGSPGKPDPSNRKPVSSNWWAPLFGWPAEADYIGPKASGKPDPERELGRAGSKFGAGCFTEEKAKQLRKKTVETSTFHDIMYHSAIASRLASDVSKGYDK